Genomic segment of Bacteroidota bacterium:
AATATTTTTGCGCAAGAATGTCGGTCGCCACCTGGCTCCATTCTTTTGGTACTTCTACATTATACATTTCAAACACTGCATCGCCGGTTGTATTCCGGATAACTGATGAACGGAGCTCGTATTCATACTGGTCGAAGGGGCTCACACCTTCTTTTGTAAAGTAGCGGTCAAACTTTAACCCTGCTTTTTGTTTTTTAACGCTGGCCATAAATTGTGATAAGATTCGTTTCGGTTCGTAATTGGTTATTGACAGAAAAACCTCCCACTTTTCGGCGAGAGGTTTTACGAAAGTAGGAATTAAAAGTGTTTACAAACAAGTCACACTTTTCCACTCGCATGTTCATAAACGACCTTTTGTATGATTTACAGTGCATCGGGTTTGTACACATATATTTTTATATAATATGATTGATGAATCGTACTGTGTTGTTATGTTGAAATAAACATATAAAATGGGGAAAACATTTCATAAAAAAATTTGGATGCGGAAAAAAGAGGTGTTTAATAGGTATAAAATGAATAAAACAATACGTATCTTTATAATTCATACGTATAATGAAAACAAAACTCACCTTAAGCATCGATAAAAACGTGATTAAAAAAGCGCGTTCCATTAGTCGTAATCAAAAACGTTCGGTATCAGCTTTGTTTGAAGAATACATTGAACGCTTATATGAAATAAATGATACATCGGAAAAAAAACCGGCAACAATTTTATTATCGAAGGGCATAATTAAATGGAAATACCCGGAACAAATTACTTACAAAGAATTAATTAAAAATAAAGAAGATAAACCCGCTCGTTGAAAACTGTTTTTATTGATACTGATATTTTGCTCGATTTTTATTTCGGGAGAAAACCTTTTGGCGATTATGCTGAACAGGTATTGGTATTATGTGAAAATAAAAAACTGGAAGCATTTATCAGCTTACAAAGTATTATTAACTGTTATTATTTTTTGCGTAGAGAAATAGGAAAAGTAAAAGCTGTTGAACATTTACAACAGTTATTAAATATTGTTGAAATTATTGAAATAAATAAACAGGATATCTTAATGGCATTTAATTCAAACTTCACTGAATTTGAAGAAGCACTATTACATAACGCTGCAACAAAAACCGAATTCACCGATGCCATTATTACTCGCAATGCTAAGGATTTTAAAAATGCGGTGGTGCCGGTGATGAGTGCCGGGGAGTTTATGAAAAGGTATACTTTAGTTTAATTTTGGGATGAAATAATTAAATGTACTATTTAAAATGTTAACCTACTAGTTGAAAACGTTTAGGACTATTTGGTAGCAGGTATCTTTGGTGACAGGCATAAATTCAGCACTGATGCAATCCAAGTGCTACCTGAATTATAGGCTCAATGAATACCTTTTTGAATATTTAAGTTAATTTTGTATCCAATCTTTATCAAAAAAAATGGACACTGTAGTCCCAATAAATACGTTTAATAAAGAAAAATGGCAATGGCTATTGTTGGTAGATAGCAATATTACTTTTTAAAATATTATGAATATGCAAACTATTGATTTAATACAGGAAATCTTACGATTACCACTTACCCAAAGGTTTTATGTGGTAGAGGAAACGATTAAATCCATTAAAAAGGAAGAAATGGGAAATCAAATGGAATTTGCTGCCAATGAACTTTACAATGATTATGTAAACGACAAAGATTTAACTGCATTTACTTCACTTGATTTGGAAAACTTCTATGAAACAAAGTGAAATTTGGTTGATTGACCTTGACCCTACAAAAGGTGCTGAAATTCAGAAAAAAGACCTGTGTGTTAGAAAGGTTGGGCAAAAAATCTTTCAAAACCGGCGGCTCCTCGCTCGCTCTCTAGGAAGGCTTAAAAAACTTGGTGATGTTGATGAGGCAACTTTTAATGAAATTAAAGAAGCTATAAGAAAGGTATTAGATATTTAAGCATTTTAAATTCTCCTTTTTGTGGCTTTGTAGTTAGTCTACTTGATTACTTTATACATATTTCGGGTGTGCATTGATTATTACAAATAGTTAATAAACAACTCCTCCATAATGAACATTTTTTCTGTTTATTCGAACTTTCGGGGTAATTTATATGTATATACATACAAATTGCTGAAATTTGCGATATTCGCACAGCGTAATCAAAAAAGGAAACGTTATGAAAAATGTTGTATTACATACGGCAAACACAAGAGGACACGCTAAACATGGTTGGCTGGACTCTTACCATACGTTCAGTTTTGCTCAATATTATAATCCTGAACGGGTGAACTTTGGTGTGTTAAGGGTGCTTAACGACGATACTGTTGCGGCAGGAATGGGTTTTGGCAAACATCCGCACGACAATATGGAAATTATTTCTATTCCGCTGGAAGGCGATTTGGAACATCAGGATAGTATGGGTAATAAAACGGTAATCCGTTCCGGTGATATTCAGGTGATGAGTGCCGGGACCGGGGTTACCCATAGTGAATACAATAAAAACAGCGATAAACCGGTAAAGTTTTTACAGATATGGGTGTTCCCGAACAAAAAAAATGTGGCGCCTCGTTATGATCAGATTACATTAAACGAGGCTGACAGTAAAAATAAACTACAACAAATATTATCTCCTAATCCGGATGATGCAGGTGTGTGGATACATCAAAATGCGTGGTTTCATTTAGGCAAGTTTGACAATGGTGTTGTTACAGAATACACATTAAATGATAAAACAAACGGCGTTTATTTTTTTGTGTTAAACGGCTCTGTAAAAATTGATGAGCAATTATTAAACAAACGCGACGGATATGGTGTATGGGATATTACATCTTTAAAAATAACTTCAAATGAACCAAATACTGAGATATTGGTTATGGAAGTTCCAATGAAATTAAATTAAACAAATAAATAAAATGAGTACAGCAACTACAACAACAAGAAACTGGGTGGTGGATCCAACCCATTCAACTATCGGATTTAGTGTAAAACACTTAATGATGACAACCGTTCGTGGCGAATT
This window contains:
- a CDS encoding pirin family protein, whose product is MKNVVLHTANTRGHAKHGWLDSYHTFSFAQYYNPERVNFGVLRVLNDDTVAAGMGFGKHPHDNMEIISIPLEGDLEHQDSMGNKTVIRSGDIQVMSAGTGVTHSEYNKNSDKPVKFLQIWVFPNKKNVAPRYDQITLNEADSKNKLQQILSPNPDDAGVWIHQNAWFHLGKFDNGVVTEYTLNDKTNGVYFFVLNGSVKIDEQLLNKRDGYGVWDITSLKITSNEPNTEILVMEVPMKLN
- a CDS encoding PIN domain-containing protein, translated to MKTVFIDTDILLDFYFGRKPFGDYAEQVLVLCENKKLEAFISLQSIINCYYFLRREIGKVKAVEHLQQLLNIVEIIEINKQDILMAFNSNFTEFEEALLHNAATKTEFTDAIITRNAKDFKNAVVPVMSAGEFMKRYTLV